A region from the Halosolutus gelatinilyticus genome encodes:
- the lysX gene encoding lysine biosynthesis protein LysX: MILRVGILYSRIRKDEKLLLNELRDRDHEVEKIDVRKQTFDISDVPETFTDLDIVVDRCLATSRSLYATQFFEAYGVPVINSHETADICADKVKNSLALDQAGVPTPATKVAFTKETAMEAIEDFGYPCVLKPVVGSWGRLMAKIDSPDAAEAILEHKATLGHYEHKVFYIQEFVEKPGRDIRVLATDGEPIAGMVRSSDHWITNAAKGAETDVFEPDAEAKELVEKASDAVGGGLLGIDLMETEDGYTVHEVNHTVEFKALDGAVDTDIAGTVVDWLEQKAADATETELEVTA; this comes from the coding sequence GTGATCTTGCGCGTAGGAATACTCTATTCCCGGATCCGCAAGGACGAGAAGCTCCTGCTGAACGAGCTTCGCGATCGCGACCACGAGGTCGAGAAGATCGACGTCCGCAAGCAGACCTTCGACATCAGCGACGTCCCCGAGACGTTCACCGACCTCGACATCGTCGTCGATCGCTGTCTCGCCACGAGCCGGAGCCTGTACGCCACGCAGTTCTTCGAGGCGTACGGGGTCCCCGTGATCAACAGCCACGAGACAGCCGACATCTGCGCGGACAAGGTGAAAAACAGCCTTGCACTGGATCAAGCGGGCGTGCCCACGCCCGCGACGAAGGTCGCCTTCACCAAGGAGACCGCGATGGAGGCTATCGAGGACTTTGGCTACCCGTGCGTCCTCAAACCCGTCGTCGGGTCGTGGGGTCGTCTGATGGCCAAGATCGACTCTCCCGACGCCGCCGAGGCGATCTTAGAGCACAAGGCGACGCTGGGCCACTACGAGCACAAGGTGTTCTACATCCAAGAGTTCGTCGAGAAGCCCGGTCGCGACATCCGCGTGCTGGCCACCGACGGCGAGCCGATCGCCGGCATGGTCCGCTCGTCGGACCACTGGATCACCAACGCCGCGAAGGGTGCCGAGACGGACGTCTTCGAGCCCGACGCGGAGGCGAAAGAGCTCGTCGAGAAGGCCAGCGACGCCGTCGGCGGCGGGCTACTCGGCATCGACCTCATGGAAACCGAAGACGGATACACCGTCCACGAGGTCAACCACACGGTCGAGTTCAAGGCGTTAGACGGCGCCGTCGACACCGACATCGCCGGCACCGTCGTCGACTGGCTCGAACAGAAGGCCGCTGACGCGACCGAAACCGAACTCGAGGTGACCGCCTGA
- the argC gene encoding N-acetyl-gamma-glutamyl-phosphate reductase codes for MAVGTDVSADENAATVTATVIGGSGFTGGELLRLLAGHPNVEIAEVTSRSKAGKSVGSVHPPLRGADLRFTEPEDLESVDVLFAATPHGVSMGQIDDFFEIADTVVDLSADFRLDTEEQYDEWYDGHEAPEYLEKAEYALPEINRENLEGAELIAGGGCNATATILGLYPLFEHDVLDGGEQIVVDVKVGSSEGGAGGGEASSHPERSGVVRPYAPTGHRHEAEIEQFLGTSVAFTCHAVDMIRGASATSHVFPSGPVSKGDLWKAYRGCYEDEPFVRMAAGGSGVYRYPEPKAVAGTNYAEVGFELDPQNKRVVVFSAIDNMMKGSAGQAIHAANVALGLEETAGLEFAGLHPVGAP; via the coding sequence ATGGCCGTCGGCACCGACGTCAGCGCCGACGAGAACGCAGCGACGGTCACCGCGACCGTCATCGGTGGCTCCGGTTTCACGGGCGGCGAACTGCTCCGCCTGCTCGCGGGCCACCCGAACGTCGAGATCGCCGAGGTCACCAGCCGATCGAAGGCGGGCAAGAGCGTCGGCTCCGTCCACCCGCCGCTGCGCGGGGCGGACCTGCGCTTTACGGAACCCGAGGATCTCGAGAGCGTCGACGTCCTGTTCGCGGCGACGCCACACGGCGTCTCCATGGGCCAGATCGATGACTTCTTCGAGATCGCAGACACCGTCGTCGACCTCTCGGCGGACTTCCGCCTCGACACCGAGGAGCAGTACGACGAGTGGTACGACGGCCACGAGGCACCCGAGTACCTCGAGAAGGCGGAGTACGCGCTTCCCGAAATCAATCGCGAGAACCTCGAAGGCGCCGAACTGATCGCCGGCGGCGGCTGTAACGCCACCGCCACCATTCTGGGGCTGTACCCGCTCTTCGAGCACGACGTCCTCGACGGCGGGGAGCAGATCGTCGTCGACGTCAAAGTCGGCTCCTCCGAGGGTGGCGCCGGCGGCGGCGAGGCGTCGAGCCACCCCGAGCGATCGGGCGTCGTCCGTCCCTACGCGCCGACCGGCCACCGCCACGAGGCCGAAATCGAGCAGTTCCTCGGTACCTCGGTCGCGTTCACCTGCCACGCCGTGGACATGATCCGCGGCGCCAGCGCGACGAGCCACGTCTTCCCGTCCGGGCCGGTCTCGAAGGGCGACCTCTGGAAGGCCTACCGCGGCTGCTACGAGGACGAACCCTTCGTCCGGATGGCCGCAGGCGGCTCCGGCGTCTACCGCTACCCCGAACCGAAGGCCGTCGCCGGGACGAACTACGCCGAGGTCGGCTTCGAACTCGACCCGCAGAACAAGCGCGTCGTCGTCTTCTCGGCGATCGACAACATGATGAAGGGGTCGGCGGGACAGGCGATCCACGCGGCCAACGTCGCGCTCGGACTGGAGGAAACCGCCGGACTCGAGTTTGCGGGGTTACACCCCGTGGGGGCGCCCTAA
- a CDS encoding acetylglutamate/acetylaminoadipate kinase: protein MTVVVKIGGARAVDPEGALADVASLVEKGEDIVLTHGGSTAVDETLEALGQEPTYVETPGGVVGRFTDEETMDVFKMVMPGKLNTDLVESLQNEGVNAVGLSGTDGKLLEGKRKSAVRVKEDDKKKIKRGDHSGTIESVNADLLETVLAGGYTPVVSVPVLGKEKAGGYTAVNADADRAAAAIAGALEADLVVLTDVSGIYEDPDDESTKIDSAATPEEFAAVKAAAEGFMTKKVMAAEEALEGGASSVIVATANADEPISAALTGEGTTLEPDAIAEKGEEVAQ, encoded by the coding sequence ATGACGGTAGTGGTCAAAATCGGCGGCGCCCGCGCCGTCGATCCCGAAGGCGCGCTCGCGGACGTCGCCTCGCTGGTCGAAAAGGGCGAGGACATCGTTCTCACCCACGGCGGGTCGACCGCCGTCGACGAGACGCTCGAAGCGCTCGGACAGGAGCCCACCTACGTCGAGACGCCCGGCGGCGTCGTCGGCCGCTTTACGGACGAGGAGACGATGGACGTCTTCAAGATGGTCATGCCGGGCAAGCTCAACACGGATCTCGTGGAGAGCCTGCAGAACGAAGGCGTGAACGCGGTCGGTCTCTCGGGCACGGACGGCAAGCTGCTCGAGGGCAAGCGCAAGTCCGCCGTCCGCGTGAAGGAGGACGACAAGAAGAAGATCAAGCGCGGCGACCACTCCGGGACGATCGAGTCGGTCAACGCCGATTTGCTCGAAACGGTGCTCGCGGGCGGTTACACGCCCGTCGTCTCCGTGCCGGTTCTCGGAAAAGAGAAAGCCGGCGGCTACACGGCCGTTAACGCCGACGCCGATCGCGCGGCGGCGGCGATCGCCGGCGCTCTCGAAGCGGACCTGGTCGTCCTCACCGACGTCTCGGGCATCTACGAGGATCCCGACGACGAGTCGACGAAGATCGACTCGGCCGCGACGCCAGAAGAGTTCGCGGCCGTCAAAGCGGCCGCGGAGGGCTTCATGACCAAGAAGGTCATGGCCGCCGAGGAAGCCCTGGAAGGCGGCGCGTCGTCGGTCATCGTCGCGACGGCGAACGCCGACGAGCCGATTTCGGCCGCGCTGACGGGTGAAGGGACGACCCTCGAACCCGACGCGATCGCTGAGAAGGGCGAGGAGGTGGCGCAGTGA
- a CDS encoding aspartate aminotransferase family protein, whose product MSDHDFVSGSKPIGIGRGEGPYLYTADGTEYLDAGASYACTPLGHSHPAVVEAVQEQVGELTFVDSSYPVQARQDAYASLVAAAPDGLDQAWFCNSGTEANEAALKFARSATGESKIVAATRSFHGRTMGSLAATWKDKYKKPYEPLAGDVEFVPYGDDEELAGAVDDETAAVILEPIQGEGGINVPPAGYLETARELTAEAGTALVFDEVQTGMGRTGQMWACQNAGVTPDVLTTAKGLGNGLPVGAVAVRDWIADGAASHNATFSGGPVVSAAVHATITTLVEEEWPAHAAEIGDYLVDELEAALGDDVREVRGAGLLVGVELKRGANRVARDLALEHGILALPAGRTVLRLLPPLVIGEEEADRLVDALTAIIAPEAQAHS is encoded by the coding sequence GTGAGCGACCACGACTTCGTCTCCGGAAGCAAGCCAATCGGCATCGGGCGCGGCGAGGGGCCGTACCTCTATACCGCAGACGGGACGGAGTACCTGGACGCCGGTGCGAGCTACGCGTGCACGCCGCTCGGCCACAGCCACCCCGCCGTCGTCGAGGCGGTACAGGAGCAGGTCGGTGAGCTGACGTTCGTCGACTCCTCCTATCCCGTTCAGGCGCGCCAGGACGCGTACGCCTCGCTCGTCGCGGCCGCGCCCGACGGGTTGGACCAGGCCTGGTTCTGCAACTCCGGGACCGAGGCCAACGAGGCCGCGCTGAAGTTCGCCCGATCGGCGACCGGCGAGTCGAAGATCGTCGCCGCGACCCGCTCGTTCCACGGCCGGACGATGGGGTCGCTCGCGGCGACCTGGAAGGACAAGTACAAGAAGCCCTACGAGCCCCTGGCCGGCGACGTGGAGTTCGTCCCCTACGGCGACGACGAGGAACTCGCTGGGGCCGTGGACGACGAGACCGCGGCCGTAATCTTGGAGCCGATCCAGGGCGAGGGCGGGATCAACGTCCCGCCTGCGGGCTACCTCGAGACGGCCCGCGAACTCACCGCGGAGGCCGGCACAGCCCTCGTCTTCGACGAGGTCCAGACCGGGATGGGCCGGACGGGCCAGATGTGGGCCTGCCAGAACGCGGGCGTCACGCCCGACGTGCTCACGACGGCGAAGGGGCTGGGCAACGGCCTGCCCGTCGGCGCGGTCGCGGTTCGCGACTGGATCGCCGACGGCGCGGCCTCGCACAACGCCACGTTCAGCGGCGGCCCCGTCGTCTCCGCGGCGGTCCACGCGACGATCACGACGCTGGTCGAAGAGGAGTGGCCCGCCCACGCTGCCGAAATCGGCGACTACCTCGTAGACGAACTCGAGGCGGCACTTGGCGACGACGTGCGCGAAGTCCGCGGCGCGGGCCTGCTCGTCGGCGTCGAGTTGAAACGCGGGGCGAACCGCGTCGCCCGCGATCTGGCGCTCGAGCACGGGATACTGGCGCTCCCTGCCGGTCGGACCGTCCTCCGCCTGCTGCCGCCGCTCGTGATCGGGGAGGAGGAGGCGGATCGCCTCGTCGATGCGCTGACCGCAATCATCGCACCCGAAGCCCAGGCCCACTCATGA
- a CDS encoding [LysW]-lysine hydrolase — MNATMDDTIDVSIEDARNLLIDLVSIPSPSGEERAAAERLVEFFSANGREAWIDEVGNVRAPADDAVLLTSHVDTVPGEIPVEVRSADEDDVETKVAEKEGEDVLWGRGSVDATGPLAAMAVAAVRAGVSFVGVVGEETNSRGARHLVVDRDQPDAVVNGEPSGTTGITLGYRGFLAGTYVATSESGHTSRPEPNAIQHATEWWTAVENAFDSDEYQPVFERVTAKPVGIDGGISEDGLSVEATLKVQLRVPPSLDVDIVRETAEAELEIGTVSWAEPIPPVMESPRTEVARAFRAAIRKGGGEPRLLRKTGTSDMNLYAGAWDCPMVTYGPGNSDLDHAPDERLSLDEFDESVAVLERVATALRGGDD, encoded by the coding sequence ATGAACGCGACGATGGACGACACGATCGACGTCTCGATCGAAGACGCGCGCAACCTGCTGATCGACCTCGTCTCGATCCCCTCGCCCTCCGGCGAGGAGCGCGCGGCCGCCGAGCGCCTCGTCGAGTTCTTCTCGGCGAACGGTCGGGAGGCCTGGATCGACGAGGTCGGTAACGTCCGCGCGCCGGCCGACGACGCGGTCCTGCTGACCTCGCACGTCGACACCGTTCCCGGCGAGATTCCGGTCGAGGTTCGATCGGCCGACGAAGACGATGTCGAGACCAAGGTGGCCGAGAAAGAAGGTGAGGACGTCCTCTGGGGACGCGGCAGCGTCGACGCCACCGGGCCGCTTGCCGCGATGGCCGTCGCAGCGGTACGCGCGGGCGTCTCGTTCGTCGGCGTCGTCGGCGAGGAGACGAACTCGCGGGGCGCCCGCCACCTGGTCGTCGATCGCGACCAACCCGACGCCGTCGTCAACGGCGAACCCAGCGGCACGACGGGGATCACTCTCGGCTACCGCGGCTTCCTGGCGGGCACGTATGTCGCGACCAGCGAGTCCGGCCACACCTCGCGGCCCGAACCCAACGCGATCCAGCACGCGACCGAGTGGTGGACGGCCGTCGAGAACGCCTTCGACAGCGACGAGTACCAGCCTGTCTTCGAGCGCGTGACTGCCAAGCCGGTCGGCATCGACGGCGGGATCAGCGAGGACGGCCTCTCCGTCGAGGCGACGCTCAAGGTCCAGTTGCGGGTGCCTCCGTCGCTGGACGTCGACATCGTCCGCGAGACCGCCGAGGCCGAACTCGAGATCGGCACCGTCTCGTGGGCCGAACCGATCCCGCCGGTGATGGAGAGCCCCCGGACCGAGGTCGCCCGCGCGTTCCGCGCCGCGATCCGGAAGGGGGGCGGCGAGCCCCGCTTGCTTCGCAAGACGGGCACCAGCGACATGAACCTCTACGCCGGCGCCTGGGACTGCCCGATGGTCACCTACGGCCCCGGAAACTCCGACCTCGATCACGCCCCCGACGAGCGCCTCTCGCTCGACGAGTTCGACGAGTCCGTCGCGGTCCTCGAACGGGTCGCGACCGCGCTCCGCGGAGGTGACGACTGA
- the argF gene encoding ornithine carbamoyltransferase, giving the protein MATTGDAASDADVRHFLEIDDLSEDELLTVLDRSAEYKRAQQRGEPHEDLDGRTLGMIFQKPSTRTRVSFETGMTQLGGHAVFLGEDDIQLGRGEPLKDTSRTLSRYVDAVMARVFKHENIEVFAEYSSVPVVNGLTDDAHPCQTLADLLTIREHEGGFEDVSVAWIGDGNNVAQSFAIGAALTDIDLTVATPKGYGIDDDVLARARELGGDPTITNDPVDAAADADVIYTDVWISMGQEDERDVRMNAFEGFQVCSDLLEHAPETAVMHCLPAHRGEEITDAVIESDRSIVFEQAENRLHAQKALLSWLLG; this is encoded by the coding sequence ATGGCGACGACCGGGGACGCCGCAAGCGACGCCGACGTCCGTCACTTCCTCGAGATCGACGATCTCTCCGAGGACGAACTGCTGACCGTCCTCGATCGGTCCGCGGAGTATAAACGCGCCCAGCAGCGGGGCGAGCCCCACGAGGACCTCGATGGACGGACGCTGGGCATGATCTTCCAGAAGCCAAGCACGCGGACCCGCGTCTCCTTCGAGACAGGGATGACCCAGCTCGGCGGCCACGCCGTCTTCCTCGGCGAAGACGACATCCAGCTGGGTCGCGGCGAACCGTTGAAGGACACGTCGCGAACCCTCTCGCGGTACGTCGACGCCGTGATGGCCCGCGTGTTCAAACACGAGAACATCGAGGTGTTCGCCGAGTACTCGTCGGTACCGGTGGTCAACGGCCTCACGGACGACGCCCACCCCTGTCAGACGCTCGCCGACTTGCTGACGATCCGCGAACACGAGGGCGGCTTCGAGGATGTCTCGGTCGCCTGGATCGGCGACGGGAACAACGTCGCGCAGTCGTTCGCGATCGGCGCCGCGCTGACCGACATCGACCTGACGGTCGCGACGCCCAAGGGGTACGGCATCGACGACGACGTGCTCGCCCGCGCCCGCGAACTCGGCGGCGATCCGACGATCACGAACGATCCCGTCGACGCCGCCGCGGACGCGGACGTCATCTACACCGACGTCTGGATCAGCATGGGCCAGGAAGACGAACGCGACGTCCGGATGAACGCCTTCGAAGGCTTCCAGGTTTGTTCGGACCTCCTCGAGCACGCCCCCGAGACGGCGGTCATGCACTGTCTGCCCGCTCACCGCGGCGAGGAGATCACCGACGCTGTCATCGAGAGCGATCGGTCGATCGTCTTCGAGCAGGCCGAAAACCGGTTGCACGCCCAGAAGGCGCTGTTGAGCTGGCTGCTCGGGTAG
- the thrC gene encoding threonine synthase: protein MSLSLSAARPDEPADAVDGVWLECIECGATFAPFEDVRYTCDDCDGLFEVRYADLPTFDDFEGQGVWRYADALPLEEGVTTQEGATPLYEVPRLEADVGVDALRIKHEGMNPTGSFKDRGMTVGVAVAKELGVDRLACASTGNTSAALAAYGSRGGMETLVLLPAGKVAAGKIAQASLHGARILEVDGNFDACLDIVQELAARGEAYLLNSLNPFRLEGQKTIGLEILEAFRHDYGAFPDRIVLPVGNAGNTSALYKAFRELVQAGELDPDEVPKLTGIQAEGAAPMVEAIENGADEVRRWDEVETRATAIRIGNPVNAPKALPGIRETGGTAIAVSDEEITEAQRDLAGEGIGVEPASAASVAGLRKLRGAGIVDDDERVACLTTGHLLKDPDAAAAAGADPEPVPADTEGVLEHLRN from the coding sequence ATGAGTCTCAGCCTCTCCGCTGCCCGGCCGGACGAGCCGGCCGACGCCGTCGACGGCGTCTGGCTCGAGTGCATCGAGTGCGGCGCAACGTTCGCCCCGTTCGAGGACGTCCGCTACACCTGCGACGACTGCGACGGCCTGTTCGAGGTGCGGTACGCGGATCTACCGACGTTCGACGATTTCGAAGGCCAGGGGGTCTGGCGCTACGCCGACGCACTTCCGCTCGAGGAGGGCGTCACCACCCAAGAGGGCGCGACGCCGCTGTATGAGGTGCCCCGTCTCGAAGCGGACGTCGGCGTCGACGCGCTGCGGATCAAACACGAAGGGATGAACCCCACCGGATCGTTCAAGGACCGCGGCATGACCGTCGGCGTCGCCGTCGCGAAGGAACTCGGCGTCGATCGGCTGGCCTGCGCCTCGACTGGGAACACGAGCGCCGCGCTGGCGGCCTACGGCTCCCGCGGCGGGATGGAGACGCTCGTCCTGCTACCCGCGGGCAAGGTCGCGGCGGGCAAGATCGCCCAGGCGAGCCTCCACGGCGCCCGCATTCTCGAGGTCGATGGCAACTTCGACGCCTGTCTCGACATCGTCCAGGAGCTCGCCGCCCGCGGCGAGGCGTATCTGCTGAACTCGCTGAACCCGTTCCGGCTGGAGGGCCAGAAGACGATCGGCCTGGAGATCCTCGAAGCGTTCCGCCACGACTACGGCGCGTTCCCCGATCGGATCGTCCTCCCGGTCGGCAACGCGGGCAACACCTCGGCGCTGTACAAGGCGTTCCGCGAACTCGTCCAGGCGGGGGAACTCGACCCCGATGAGGTGCCGAAGCTGACGGGCATCCAGGCCGAGGGCGCCGCGCCGATGGTCGAGGCGATCGAGAACGGCGCCGACGAGGTCCGCCGCTGGGACGAGGTCGAGACCCGCGCGACGGCGATCCGGATCGGCAACCCGGTCAACGCGCCGAAGGCGCTGCCCGGGATCCGAGAGACGGGCGGAACGGCGATCGCGGTCTCGGACGAGGAGATCACCGAGGCCCAGCGCGACCTGGCGGGCGAGGGGATCGGCGTCGAACCCGCCTCCGCCGCGTCCGTCGCCGGTCTGCGAAAGCTCCGCGGCGCGGGGATCGTCGACGACGACGAACGGGTCGCCTGCCTGACGACGGGCCACCTGCTCAAGGATCCCGACGCCGCGGCCGCCGCGGGCGCCGACCCCGAACCGGTGCCGGCCGACACCGAAGGAGTCCTGGAGCATCTCCGGAACTAA
- a CDS encoding transcription initiation factor IIB, with product MVNVGSTSVCPECGGTVRPAETELVCENCGLVTDEDAIDRGPEWRSFDDDGSDPRRTGAPLTRSRHDRGLSTEIGYGSGSDVGYTTRLTGRKRRQLARLRREHNRARLSTKADQNQAYGFTEIKRVTGRLSLSASIRDQACALFDSAQSEGLFQGRSLEGFAAAAIYATCRTRSIARTIDEITAVARADANELKAAYAALNRDLGLPTGPIEPTEYLPRYASKLDLDSPVERRARAHVDALLAARAIGGRNPSGVAAACLYRAANEREEWPSVTQAAAAEVADVAPVTIRSTVTTLRELGVD from the coding sequence ATGGTTAATGTGGGATCTACTTCGGTCTGCCCCGAGTGTGGGGGCACGGTTCGGCCGGCGGAAACGGAACTCGTCTGCGAGAATTGCGGTCTCGTCACCGACGAGGACGCGATCGATCGCGGTCCGGAGTGGCGATCGTTCGACGACGACGGGTCCGATCCGCGTCGAACCGGCGCGCCGCTGACCCGATCGCGCCACGACCGCGGACTCTCGACGGAGATCGGCTACGGATCCGGCTCCGACGTCGGTTACACGACGCGACTCACCGGCCGGAAGCGACGCCAGCTCGCCCGGTTACGGCGGGAGCACAACCGAGCTCGACTGTCGACCAAGGCCGATCAGAATCAGGCCTACGGCTTCACCGAGATTAAACGCGTCACCGGGCGGCTGTCGCTCTCCGCGTCGATCCGCGACCAGGCGTGTGCACTGTTCGATTCGGCGCAATCGGAAGGGCTGTTTCAGGGCCGGTCGCTCGAGGGGTTCGCCGCCGCCGCAATCTACGCCACCTGCCGGACGCGGTCGATCGCCCGGACGATCGACGAGATCACGGCCGTCGCGCGCGCCGACGCGAACGAACTCAAAGCCGCCTACGCCGCGTTGAACCGCGATCTCGGGCTGCCGACCGGCCCGATCGAACCTACAGAGTACCTGCCGCGGTACGCCTCGAAGCTCGATCTCGACTCGCCCGTCGAACGGCGCGCTCGAGCCCACGTCGATGCCCTGCTCGCGGCGCGCGCGATCGGCGGCCGCAATCCGAGCGGGGTCGCGGCGGCCTGTCTCTACCGGGCTGCCAACGAACGCGAGGAGTGGCCGTCGGTGACCCAGGCCGCTGCGGCCGAGGTCGCCGACGTCGCGCCGGTGACGATCCGATCGACGGTTACGACGCTTCGAGAACTCGGGGTGGACTGA